A section of the Procambarus clarkii isolate CNS0578487 chromosome 68, FALCON_Pclarkii_2.0, whole genome shotgun sequence genome encodes:
- the LOC123774732 gene encoding uncharacterized protein isoform X2 translates to MMASSNSDCHALGHAAGSHLKALSKGTKKEVINFFDSPFDQSKGTKKKVINFFDSPFDQEKQIKKRKKETSKPVILANPLRGDALPSPFDDDHSASVFFNPFHKAQEDKKLVLEKHVKMTENPKDVLEINGKKICWNYRKGRCKFGHNCKFAHDSDISQPSEPREAQNSSTNAIAASVSYGELGTQVLMAEPTVDELTIKKKRRPGLSEGVVPGKKVQKLHRKQQAKETPWLLK, encoded by the exons ATGATGGCATCATCAAATTCTGATTGTCACGCTCTCGGGCATGCAGCTGGATCACACCTGAAAGC ACTGAGTAAAGGCACCAAGAAGGAAGTTATCAACTTCTTTGATTCTCCCTTTGACCAGAGTAAAGGCACCAAGAAGAAAGTTATCAACTTCTTTGATTCTCCCTTTGATcaagaaaaacaaataaaaaaacgtAAGAAGGAAACCAGCAAACCTGTAATCCTTGCAAATCCTCTTCGTGGTGATGCACTGCCATCTCCATTTGATGATGACCATTCTGCTTCAGTGTTCTTTAACCCATTTCATAAAGCACAGGAAGATAAAAAATTGGTATTGGAGAAGCATGTAAAAATGACAGAAAACCCTAAAGATGTCTTGGAAATCAATGGAAAGAAAATTTGTTGGAATTATAGAAAAGGTCGGTGCAAGTTTGGACACAACTGCAAGTTTGCACATGATTCTGATATAAGCCAGCCTTCTGAACCCAGGGAAGCTCAGAACTCCAGTACAAATGCCATTGCAGCTTCAGTATCTTATGGGGAATTAGGAACTCAAGTTTTAATGGCGGAACCTACTGTAGATGAACTGACAATAAAAAAGAAAAGACGTCCTGGATTATCTGAAGGAGTTGTTCCTGGAAAAAAGGTACAAAAACTACATCGTAAACAGCAAGCCAAAGAAACACCATGGCTTTTGAAATGA
- the LOC123774732 gene encoding uncharacterized protein isoform X1 → MAGLVADYGSSSEEEKEDTELADESLSKGTKKEVINFFDSPFDQSKGTKKKVINFFDSPFDQEKQIKKRKKETSKPVILANPLRGDALPSPFDDDHSASVFFNPFHKAQEDKKLVLEKHVKMTENPKDVLEINGKKICWNYRKGRCKFGHNCKFAHDSDISQPSEPREAQNSSTNAIAASVSYGELGTQVLMAEPTVDELTIKKKRRPGLSEGVVPGKKVQKLHRKQQAKETPWLLK, encoded by the coding sequence ACTGAGTAAAGGCACCAAGAAGGAAGTTATCAACTTCTTTGATTCTCCCTTTGACCAGAGTAAAGGCACCAAGAAGAAAGTTATCAACTTCTTTGATTCTCCCTTTGATcaagaaaaacaaataaaaaaacgtAAGAAGGAAACCAGCAAACCTGTAATCCTTGCAAATCCTCTTCGTGGTGATGCACTGCCATCTCCATTTGATGATGACCATTCTGCTTCAGTGTTCTTTAACCCATTTCATAAAGCACAGGAAGATAAAAAATTGGTATTGGAGAAGCATGTAAAAATGACAGAAAACCCTAAAGATGTCTTGGAAATCAATGGAAAGAAAATTTGTTGGAATTATAGAAAAGGTCGGTGCAAGTTTGGACACAACTGCAAGTTTGCACATGATTCTGATATAAGCCAGCCTTCTGAACCCAGGGAAGCTCAGAACTCCAGTACAAATGCCATTGCAGCTTCAGTATCTTATGGGGAATTAGGAACTCAAGTTTTAATGGCGGAACCTACTGTAGATGAACTGACAATAAAAAAGAAAAGACGTCCTGGATTATCTGAAGGAGTTGTTCCTGGAAAAAAGGTACAAAAACTACATCGTAAACAGCAAGCCAAAGAAACACCATGGCTTTTGAAATGA